The genomic stretch GCCTTTCCATACGCGCTTGTCGGCGGCTGCTTCGTAATCACCGGCGCGCGCGAACATCCGCGCGGACGCGTCGAATAACACGGCCGCTTCTTCCTGTAAACCGCGTGCCATGTTGATTTTCCCTCGCAGACTCAATAGCTGAGGACTCTGGGATGTGATGTCGGTGGGTAGTTGCTTGACCCAACGCGTCGCACTGGCAATCTCAGATAGTTTTCGTAGGGACTCCTCAATCGATTCAAGCACCCTGGTTGCTTTCGCAGTTTCTCCCAACTCAAGATAAATCTCGATGGCGCGATCCCACTTTCCTTGTTGTCGGTATTGTTCAGCGCACGCCAAGCTGAGTTGCTCAAACCAAGTTGGATTCTCTTTTTGCAATCGCGTTTTGAGAAACTCACGCAAGAGCGGATGGTACTCGTACAGGTCGTCGTCTCCGCCCAAGCGCGTCAAGAAAAAGGGTTGTCCCGCTAAAGTTTCGAGATAACGCTTGGAATCCGTCAAGCTGGGCAATTGGTCGAGCATTTCGGGAGCGAGCGGAGTGAGGATGGAAGAGCCGAGTAGGAAGTGGCGCATTCCCTCTGATTGCCGGGAGAAGACCTGCTCGGCAAGATAATCAAATACAGGTTTCGCCGCTTCAGGCATCGCGAGTGCATCTTGAACCAATTCACGCCAACCCGTTTGTTGTCCCATCAAGAGCAAAGCGGTGATCCAACCATCGGTGATCTGTGTGAGCTCACTAGCGCGATGTGCAGAAACGGACAAGCCGTAGTTTTGTTCGACCAGCGCTTGAATTTCTGGCGCAGTGAAGCGCAACTCGGCGGTCCCCACCCCGCTCATTTGGTCGCGGGCGCGGAGTAAGAGTTGATCTTGAATATGCGGGAGTGTCCGCGAATTGATAAAGAGGTGGCAGCTATCGCCGGCGTAACGGACGAGCAATTCGATCAGTTCGCCAATCATTTTGTTTTCGATCACGTGATAGTCATCGAGAACGACGACGAGATGATCGGATAGATGGAGCATCTCATTGGCGATCAGTCGGATAACCGGTTGCAGGCGCGTGACCGTATCGGCGGATTGTTCTAGTGAAACTAAAGCCTGAGTTCCAAAACTGGGAAACTGCACGCGAATGGATTCAATCAAGTAAGTGAGGAACGTGTGCGGGGTATTGTCGAACTCGTCGAGCGTGTACCATGCGACTGGAAAATCGGCGTCGTGTGCCCAATCGAGGAGCAAACTGGTTTTGCCATAACCGGAGGGCGCATAAATCGCGACAAGTTGTCGGTCGATCTGCGAATGAAGGTGATCGATTAAGCGTGGTCGTCGCAACAATCCGTTGCGGCGAGGCGGTAAATGGATTTTGGAAATGGCAAGTGCGGTTGAGCGGTGCGCTGTCTTCAATTGAGAACAAGAACTTTCTAGGTGCCCATCGTACTAATACGAGGCAACCGAAATGAAGAAGGAACCGAATCTTTCGGCATCTTGGACCAGGAATTATAGACCTCACCGATGGATGGGGAGCAACGAATGAATAGGTCGTTGAGAGAATGCTGAAAAGAGGGTGTGATGCGAAGAGTAATTGCTTGAAGGTCACTAGCAACCGGCACATTATATCGAGGCTATGCATAAAGTCAAAAAACAGAATCGTGTCCTCGCATCAAGGAACCTTCTTGTCAAAAGAAGAAAAGCCGCTTGCCTATTTCCTTGTGAAGAAAAGAAGTCTTAGTTTTCTCGAAAACTTCGGCTTTGATTGCTTTTTTGGTCATTTTTTATTTTCTTGTTAGCGCGGCATGTTACAATTGAAGTAATGCTGTGACTCGAAAACTGCAACGAGAAAAACGTATCCCAGACGAACCCAGGGGAGGGGAGAGAAGAGAAAAAAGAACATGGCGCAAAGATACTTAGTCGCTTGGGATTTTTCCAAGAAACCTAGCGGAACTTTTTACCGGGTGTTGAAAGATGAATTTTCCTCGTCACAACCAAACGGAGATTTTACTTTGATCCAACGGAGCGTCGCGATTTGCAAGGACGATTTTATTGCCAGCCGTCTGGCGGCACTCGTGGATCATTTCGGAGCGAAGGTAGCCTGTTTTGCAATTGCGCGCGAAGGATTTGCCCATGAAACTGAAAGCGAAGCGCGTGAATTTGTTTCCCGAGTCCTCAAATCTCGTCGTCGGCATCGCGGTTAAAAATTCTTAATGGAGGATATACATGCGACTCAAATCAAAAATCTACCGTTTCGGCAGGGATATAGTTTAAATGACCTGGCTTACATTCAGACAGAAGCCAGGGTTCATCCAAGTTGGAAGCATGTAGCGACCGAGCGCGGACCGTGGCATAGTCCCTTGCTAGCTTTAGTTCCAATGGAATTTTTTTGCACCTAGTCATTTGAATTGATTCAACCACGCGCCGACCTGTACTATGGTGATTTTTTAGAGAATCGACTGGGTGCTTGCTCTCGCTGAGCATTTTTGCTATGACTGACTGCAAGTGTGATGTGTGAGGGAGCAAACCTCCAAGGGTAGGATCAGGCTGGCGGTTTTGTTGAGCGCGTGCATGCTCATTAACCATTTCGTCACGGAGGAGAAAATAAGAGGAATGTCTGCGAGAATTGAATCTGAATCGATTGAATTACCCCAGGATGAAAAAAACGAAGAAACAGAAGTGGATTTGACTGTCGAAATATTGGCGGATGTGCTTCGTATCTTTGCCGCGCGTGGACGCGCCATCCGCGAAGCCCGTGAGAAAAGCGATCTTGGGCCTCTCGATCACTCAAAACCAAACAATGACGAGTTGTTACCTGGGGAAGTATCTGACGTTCCTAGGGCTACGAATTTGGAGAGTTGAGGACGCATTATATCGTAAATCAGTAATACCGCTCCTAGGCTCACAGCTTGAATGATGCCCCTGGTTACTCTCAGGTCTTCATATTTGTGCAATGTGTTCATCACGGAAGTGATAATTTGTTCATCGTATTGCATCGGAAGCACTTTTAAAATCTATGATCCAAACTTTGCGCGTACTCTGCAAATGATGTAGAATCAAATGAGACCTGGGAGGCGCACGTAAATGATGGACGATTGGATTACAACACAAGAAGCATCGCAGATTAGTGGCTATCACCCAGAAAGCATTCGGGCACTAATCCGGCAAAGAAGAATTAAAGGACGCAAATTCTTGATTGTGTGGCAAGTCAGTCGGTCAAGTCTTTTAGCATACCTTCGGGAACAAGCTAAGCGTGGTGACAAGCGCGGGCGCAAGCCATTGACAAATTGACTGGATGTGATATAATTCGTTTAAGATACAATAATTTAATTCCTAAATCGTGCCGCGCAAGTGCTACTAACACTTACACGGCACTGACCCAACCCACCGATCGAGCCGGGGGCTAGGCTAACCGCATTATAACATATTCGCGGGCAGTCTGCCATTTTCGGCAGACTGCCTGTTTTATTTTGTAGGGTGGGGGACTCGTTGAGGTGATAAATATAAGCTGGTTTATTCTTATTGAAGGATCATGACGCCTCCGATGGTGAAAGACCATCGCAACCATCCGCGCCAGGACACAGCGCGCAGATGCGCATGGCGGGCAAAAGCCAAAGGTCTCTTCAACAGCAGAATCAATATCACCACTAAGAAAATTAATCAGGAGACTCTCAATTACACTTGGATCATCAACGCCAAAATCTCTAAATGAAACGCGCGAGCGATCTGTGGATCGAGTAGCGAAACAACCCTGGAGGCGGGAAAACCGCCTCCACAATTTATCAGAAAAGATGACTAACGCGAAATGAAAGCAACAATTTATGCCAGAACTGCGGTGAGAAAACAATCAGCTCATGATGAAGGCATCCAGTCGCAGATTGAGGTTTGCATGAAATACGCGAACGAAAATGGATACCAAGTAACGAATATCTGTACGGATATAGGATATTCAGGCATGAAACTGGATCGTCCAGGGTTAGATAAGATACGTGAATTGATTGCTCGCCAATCGATTGATGCGGTTGTGGTTTCAGATGTCGCACGCTTGACGCGTTCAGCAAATGACAACGCATGCCTCGAAAGAGAGTTTGTTGATCGTGGCGTCAGACTCTATTGTGTGGCAAGCAACATGCGAATCATGACTGCACAAGCAATTCGGGTTCACGCAAGCCGAGCTAGGAAGCGCACGTGAAAAATATCATTCGCCACAATTGGAGTAAAGTATGATGCACAAAAGGGCAGTTTTATATGCGCGCGTATCAACGGATGATCAGGCTGACAAAGGTTATAGTTTGCCAAGCCAGATCGAATTATGTCGCAAGTATGCCGAGCGTCTTGGCTTTACGATTGTCGCAGAATTTCTGGAGGATCATAGCGGGGCGACGCCGATTGCTGAACGCCCCGAAGGAAAGAAAATGGCTGCGCTGATCAAATCTCGCCAGGCTGATGCGGTTGTGGCTTACCAGGTTGATCGGCTTTCCCGGGACATCGTTGATTTGCTTGCGACTGTGCGGATATGGATTCGCGCCGGCATCGAAGTCCATGCGTGCGATATTGGCAAGATCGAAAGCGAACTAGATATTGTCCTAGTGATCAAAGGGTGGCAGGGAAGCGATGAGCGCAAGAAAATCATTGAGCGAACCTCACGCGGACGATATACCAAGGCACAGAAAGGGAAGGTGGTTGGCAATGGGAAACCTCCCTTTGGGTATCGCTACGAGGATGGAAGCCTCATCATTGTCGAAAGTGAAGCTAAGATCGTGATCCTTGTTTTTCATTGGTATGTCTATGGAGATGGGGACAATAAACCAATGACGATGTGGAAGATTGCCGTTCGCTTAACGGAGATGGGATTTCCTACTCCATCTCTCATGTACGGGCGCAGGGTCAATCGGAGACGGGAGAATCATATTTGGAGTCTAGGCACGATTCGATCAATTCTCTCTAATGAAACGTACGCCGGGGTTTGGCGGTACGGTAAGCGCATCGGCTTTCAAGGGTTGGGGGGTAAACGGGCGCAGGACGAATTGGTTACAGTGCAAGTCCCCGCACTGATTGATCGGGGTCTCTTTGATGCGGCCGAGAAACGCAGAAGCCTCAATAAACTGCGGGCCAAACGAAACTCAAAGCGAGAGTATCTTCTCTCTGGTCATATCCGTTGTACGGTTTGTGATTACGCTATGACCGGGGCACATAAAAGCAACGGACAGGGCAGCCGTTTTTATCGATGTGGAAGGTATCGATTCACCCAATTGGAGAAAGGCGTGTGCAAACGAAAACAAGTTCGCGCAGATTTGTTGGAGGAGATAGCCTGGAACTACATTCTCTCTTTAATTGAAAACGCCAAGGACTTTGAGGCGGCTTTGCGTCTGGCGCAGAAAAGGGAACAAGAGTCGTTCGAGCCAAAACGCGAACAACTGCAGACCTTGATGGAGCAGATCGCTGAAGATGAACAGAAAGCAACCGAATTGGCTGATACTCTGTTCCAGACCTCCGAAGGCACAGTAAAGAAAATGCTGCAGGAGAAAATTGCAGAATTTGAACGATTACACGATGAGCGCCTCAAGAGACGAGACGAGCTTCAATCTGCTCTTACGACCCAGCCACTGAATGATGCGGAGATCGCGGCAGCCTTACAGTTCCGTGCGGATATAATCGAGGGAATGAAGGAACCAAATTTCGAGGATAAGCGACGAGTCCTGGATTTGTTGCGGGTAAAAGTCGAGTACGCCAACGACAAAGTGATAGTGAAATGCGTAATTCCGATTGCATCTCAACCTATTGATATTACAACTTCTCGAAATGATTGATCGCGCCAGCGCTGATCTTGTCCGGCGGCACGATGTTGTCTACGAGCGCGACGATGCCGCCGCGCTTGCATACGCGCGCCATTTCTGAAATCGCTTTGCGCGCATCGGTGTAATGATGCAACGCAAGCCGATTCATCACCAAATCAAAAGTGTCATTGGTAAATGGCAATTGGTGAGCGTCTGCATCGCGAAAGACAATGTTGGTGATGCCGCGTTCGTCCGCGAGTTTGCGCGCTGCAGCGAGCATCTGCGGCGTCAGGTCGCTCGCGATGACGCGCGCGACGCGCGGCGCGAACGTCAGCGCGGTATGTCCCGCGCCGGTCGAAACATCGAGCACAAGCCAATTGCGTTGTGGCTGGGTGAGTTCAAGTAAGCGTTGGAGACTTTGACCTTGCGCATGGACCTGGCTTGTGACATAGTCGTTCGCGTGCGCGCCGAACTGTTGTCGAATCAGCTTATTAAGATCGTCCAATTCAATGACCTCTGGTTGCGCCGTTTCGTCTATGATTATAAAGATTGTAGCATAACAACGAGACGGCGACAAGTTGATGTATGGTCTATGGAAATTTCTGATGCCGTGTTCTAGCGCCCCAGTATGTCGTGTTCATCACGTTGTCAATTACACACCACCTTGCCCATTATGTTGACCGCACGGTCAATCGTCATTCTACTGATGTGCGGCGCAATGCTTGCCGCGTGTGGTGGACGCGCTAACCGATCAACTCCGGTGGTCTCCACATTCACGTCAACGTTGAAGGTTTAGTCACCTTCAACGTAGCCAGTCTTTTGTCGCCTGTCAGACTATAGATGTTGCGGTTTGTTTTTAAAAGTGAATTGTCTGGGATGGCACATCGCCCGCCCCCTGGTTTTTGACCTGAGGTCGTTTTTGCGGTATATTCGCAATCGCGCGGCGCGACTTGCGTTCACACTCCAGAACGAGAAACCGAGTTGTTCATCCGCAGACGCGGATGGAAACAATAGCAGACCTTGCACACCAACTCTAGGAGGCAGAAAATGCTTGCGAATCGAATGGCTTGGTTTCTTGTAGTACTGATCCTGGTCACTACACTCGCGGCGTGTGCCGCGCCACCAACACCGACGCCAACTCCTGCGCCAACGGCATCCCCAATTCCTCCGACGCCTGTGCCGACGTCAACGCGCGTCCCACCTAGCGCCACGCCGGTCCCACCCACTGCGACGACAGTGCCGCCAACCGCAACCCGCGTATCTCCGACCGCGACATCGGTACCACCAACTCCGACGACAGCGAAAGAGACCACGGCAAGTGTGACCTGGCTGGGTCATGCGACGTTCGTTTTGAAAATGAGTACGGGGCTGACCGTGTTAGCCGACCCAATGAACGATAGCGTGGGCTATCCACTGACGCCGGTCGCTGGAGTAGACCTCGTCACCACAACCCACGAACACAGCGATCACAACAATGTCGCCCTTGCAACCGGTAGCCCACAGATAGTCCGCGGTCTCGCCGGCAACGATTGGGCGAAAATTGATCAGACGATCAAAGGGGTGCGTGTTCGTACCGTCCAGACGTATCACGATGACACCCAAGGATCTCAGCGCGGCAAGAACGCGATTTTCATTTTCGAAATGGACGGGCTGAAACTGGCGCACTTGGGTGACCTCGGTCACACGCTGAACGCCGACCAAGTCAAAGCCATCGGCGCAATAGATGTCGTGATGATTCCGGTTGGCGGATTCTTTACGATTGACGGCATAGGCGCGGCAGAAGTTGTCACGCAGCTGAACCCCAAAATCGTCATTCCGATGCACTATAAAACTCCAGCGCTAGGCGCATCGCTGGCGGGACGCTTGACTGACCTGGGCGCATTTACCAGTGCGTTGGGCAATACGACGCAAGTCACCCAGACCGCGCAGACCATTACGATCTCGTCGAGCAAACTGCCGGCAACTCGCGCCGTGATGGTGCTGAATTACAAATAGTCGCGTCAGATCAATACCTTCGCCAAAAGTCTATTTCCATCAAAAAACGACTGGGTTGGATTGTATATTCCAGCCCAGTCGTTTTCGATTTCAGTGTTTTCAGTTGCTCGAATGGTGTGCGGTGATGGCATGATGATCGTGGTTGTCGTGTTCGCACGGATCGAGATGGACGATAGCGTTATTCAACGCCGGCAATTCGTGGAACAAGGCATGGCGCACCTCTTCCGCGATGGCGTGGCTCTGCGCGACGGTGAGGTCACAGTCCACCTCGATGTGGATTTCCGTATGCAAACGATGACCGACCCAGCGAGCGCGTACGGCGTGAATGTGCTGCACGCCTTCGACGTGTGATGTAGTATGTTCGATGCGATGCACGATTTCTGGATCGGTCGCATCCATCAAACGACGCCACATTTCGCGCGCCGCGTCACGCACAATGATTAGGATCGCAAAGCCGATAATGAATCCCATCACGGGGTCAGCCCACGGCAATCCCAGCCACACACCGATTACGCCAAAGAGAACGCCGAGTGACGTGATGCCATCCACGCGCGCGTGCAAGCCATCCGCAATCAGCGCCGCTGATCCAATCTCACGTCCCACGCGCAGACGGAACACCGCGACCGCTTCATTGCCTAAGAAACCTATCACCGCCGCCAACGCGACCCAGCCCAGATTCGCGAGTGGTTGCGGATGCAGAATCTTTTGAATGGATTCGTAGAATACGACGAGCGCACTGCCAAAGATCATCAACACGATCACTACGCCGGCGAGGTCTTCCGCTCGCCCATAGCCGTAAGTGTACCGCCGATTCGGCGCGCGGCGATTGAGCGCGAACGCGATCCAGAGTGGAATGGCGGTGAGCGCGTCGGAAAAGTTGTGAATCGTGTCCGCGAGCAATGCGACGCTACCGCTCATCGCGACGATGACCACCTGGAAGATCGCGGTTGCCAGTAGCGCGAGCAGCGATACTTGAAGCGCCCAAATACCGCGCGCGCTCGATTCCAAAACGCTGTCAAACGCGCGCGTATGATCATGCTGATGCAATCCAAACAGATGCGCGACTGCATCAAGCAGCAATCCGACGATGCCCGCGCGCGGTTCATGCACGTGCGCCCCGTTATCATGCTTGTGGTGATGAGCATGGTCGTGCGATGCGTCCGCATGTTCTTGATGACCGAGATCGTGTTGATGAGTATGTTCAGACATTTGCTAAACCTTTGTTGTCATCGCGCGCGTGTTTATTCGCCGCGTGTTTTTCTTTTGATGTGGGTTGTTTGTTCCACGATCTAGTTGCCGCGCGCGCTTTGAGCCGCGGGTTGAGCGCTTCTTCCAGCGCGAAACCCAGAAGCGTGAAACCCAGGACGGAGGCGGTAATCATCAAGCCCGGCGGAATCACCCACCAGACCCATGCGCCGCTCAGAAACGCGTTACGCGCTTGGGCGTAGAACAACACCGCGCCCCAACTCTTTTGCGTTGGATCGCCCAAGCCGAGGAACGACAACGATGCTTCGATCAAAATCGAACTGCTCGTCGCGAGCACGAATTGCGCCAGCGCGAGCGAAAGCACGCCGGGCAGAATGTGCTTGACTAGAATGTAGCCATCGCGCGCCCCGGCGGCGCGCGCCGCCGTCACATAGTCGCGCTCGGCGAGCGATAGAACCTGGGAGCGAATCACGCGCGCGGGACGCGCCCAAATCAATAGTCCGATTACAATAATCAAGTTCCACAAATTTTGTCCCAGGTACGCCGCGAGCAGAACCATCAGCGGTACGAAGGGAATCACGAGGACGACATCCACGAGGCGCATCAACAATATCCCCAGCGCGCCATGATAGTATCCCGCCAGCAGTCCGACGCTCGTGCCAATCGCCATCGCGATGGTCGCCGCCAAAATCCCGATCAACAACGAGACGCGCGCGCCGTAAATCAGTTCGCTCAAAATATCTTGCCCGATGTCGTTCGTGCCCAGCCAGTGCGCCGCGCTGGGTGGATCGAACGGCGTGCCGGTTAGTTTGCTCGGATCGTACGGCGCGATCCAGTGCGCGCCGAGCGCCATCACGAGCATCGCGATCAGCAGCGCGAGACCCACCAAGCCGAGCGGATTGCGCTTGAGCGATGTCCAGATCATCGCGTGCCTCCTCGCGTCGCCGCGTGACGAACGCGCGGATCAAGAAACGGATAAGCCGCGTCCGCCAATATATTCGCGATGACGACGATGACTGTGATCATCAGGAACGCGGCTTGCAACACGGGATAATCGCGATTCAACACGGCTTCGTACACCAAGCGTCCCACACCGGGATACGAGAATACGGTTTCGACGACCGTCG from Chloroflexota bacterium encodes the following:
- a CDS encoding helix-turn-helix domain-containing protein, whose product is MMDDWITTQEASQISGYHPESIRALIRQRRIKGRKFLIVWQVSRSSLLAYLREQAKRGDKRGRKPLTN
- a CDS encoding recombinase family protein is translated as MKATIYARTAVRKQSAHDEGIQSQIEVCMKYANENGYQVTNICTDIGYSGMKLDRPGLDKIRELIARQSIDAVVVSDVARLTRSANDNACLEREFVDRGVRLYCVASNMRIMTAQAIRVHASRARKRT
- a CDS encoding recombinase family protein gives rise to the protein MMHKRAVLYARVSTDDQADKGYSLPSQIELCRKYAERLGFTIVAEFLEDHSGATPIAERPEGKKMAALIKSRQADAVVAYQVDRLSRDIVDLLATVRIWIRAGIEVHACDIGKIESELDIVLVIKGWQGSDERKKIIERTSRGRYTKAQKGKVVGNGKPPFGYRYEDGSLIIVESEAKIVILVFHWYVYGDGDNKPMTMWKIAVRLTEMGFPTPSLMYGRRVNRRRENHIWSLGTIRSILSNETYAGVWRYGKRIGFQGLGGKRAQDELVTVQVPALIDRGLFDAAEKRRSLNKLRAKRNSKREYLLSGHIRCTVCDYAMTGAHKSNGQGSRFYRCGRYRFTQLEKGVCKRKQVRADLLEEIAWNYILSLIENAKDFEAALRLAQKREQESFEPKREQLQTLMEQIAEDEQKATELADTLFQTSEGTVKKMLQEKIAEFERLHDERLKRRDELQSALTTQPLNDAEIAAALQFRADIIEGMKEPNFEDKRRVLDLLRVKVEYANDKVIVKCVIPIASQPIDITTSRND
- a CDS encoding methyltransferase domain-containing protein, with amino-acid sequence MDDLNKLIRQQFGAHANDYVTSQVHAQGQSLQRLLELTQPQRNWLVLDVSTGAGHTALTFAPRVARVIASDLTPQMLAAARKLADERGITNIVFRDADAHQLPFTNDTFDLVMNRLALHHYTDARKAISEMARVCKRGGIVALVDNIVPPDKISAGAINHFEKL
- a CDS encoding MBL fold metallo-hydrolase, translating into MLANRMAWFLVVLILVTTLAACAAPPTPTPTPAPTASPIPPTPVPTSTRVPPSATPVPPTATTVPPTATRVSPTATSVPPTPTTAKETTASVTWLGHATFVLKMSTGLTVLADPMNDSVGYPLTPVAGVDLVTTTHEHSDHNNVALATGSPQIVRGLAGNDWAKIDQTIKGVRVRTVQTYHDDTQGSQRGKNAIFIFEMDGLKLAHLGDLGHTLNADQVKAIGAIDVVMIPVGGFFTIDGIGAAEVVTQLNPKIVIPMHYKTPALGASLAGRLTDLGAFTSALGNTTQVTQTAQTITISSSKLPATRAVMVLNYK
- a CDS encoding cation transporter yields the protein MSEHTHQHDLGHQEHADASHDHAHHHKHDNGAHVHEPRAGIVGLLLDAVAHLFGLHQHDHTRAFDSVLESSARGIWALQVSLLALLATAIFQVVIVAMSGSVALLADTIHNFSDALTAIPLWIAFALNRRAPNRRYTYGYGRAEDLAGVVIVLMIFGSALVVFYESIQKILHPQPLANLGWVALAAVIGFLGNEAVAVFRLRVGREIGSAALIADGLHARVDGITSLGVLFGVIGVWLGLPWADPVMGFIIGFAILIIVRDAAREMWRRLMDATDPEIVHRIEHTTSHVEGVQHIHAVRARWVGHRLHTEIHIEVDCDLTVAQSHAIAEEVRHALFHELPALNNAIVHLDPCEHDNHDHHAITAHHSSN
- a CDS encoding ABC transporter permease, coding for MIWTSLKRNPLGLVGLALLIAMLVMALGAHWIAPYDPSKLTGTPFDPPSAAHWLGTNDIGQDILSELIYGARVSLLIGILAATIAMAIGTSVGLLAGYYHGALGILLMRLVDVVLVIPFVPLMVLLAAYLGQNLWNLIIVIGLLIWARPARVIRSQVLSLAERDYVTAARAAGARDGYILVKHILPGVLSLALAQFVLATSSSILIEASLSFLGLGDPTQKSWGAVLFYAQARNAFLSGAWVWWVIPPGLMITASVLGFTLLGFALEEALNPRLKARAATRSWNKQPTSKEKHAANKHARDDNKGLANV